The following coding sequences are from one Pseudomonadota bacterium window:
- a CDS encoding siderophore-interacting protein yields MKRVGDAVKRRVAGRGPRILTVKASQYLTPNMIRVTFAGPELTGIPAGCEGGNCKLLIPAADEPRDAFVARVSDGPAPVRRTYTVRHFREDALELDIDFVAHGDNGPASRWASQATAGDFLGFMGPSGPKVTHFEADWYLVAADPSALPVAAATLEAMPRDAKGVAIFEVTAAEDEQTIDAPAGVEIHWLVHPDPQVHSTQQEDLIRNLPRPTGRVQTCVAGESGVIKSLRGFLRDELGVSREDQYLSGYWKIGLVEDEHQAFKRAESG; encoded by the coding sequence ATGAAGCGTGTAGGCGATGCGGTCAAGCGGCGAGTGGCCGGGCGCGGTCCGCGCATCCTGACCGTGAAAGCGTCGCAGTACCTGACGCCGAACATGATCCGTGTGACTTTCGCAGGTCCGGAACTGACGGGAATCCCCGCTGGCTGTGAAGGCGGCAACTGCAAACTGCTGATTCCGGCAGCGGACGAGCCGCGCGACGCGTTCGTTGCACGCGTCTCCGACGGGCCGGCCCCGGTTCGGCGGACGTACACCGTGCGCCATTTTCGCGAGGACGCACTCGAACTCGACATCGACTTCGTTGCGCACGGGGACAACGGACCGGCATCGCGGTGGGCAAGTCAGGCCACAGCCGGTGACTTTCTCGGTTTCATGGGGCCCAGCGGGCCCAAGGTCACGCATTTTGAAGCCGATTGGTACCTCGTTGCGGCCGATCCATCGGCGCTTCCGGTGGCGGCGGCGACCTTGGAGGCAATGCCACGTGACGCGAAAGGCGTTGCCATCTTCGAAGTCACTGCCGCGGAGGACGAGCAGACAATCGATGCGCCCGCAGGCGTGGAGATTCATTGGCTGGTGCACCCGGATCCGCAGGTGCATTCGACCCAGCAGGAAGACTTGATCCGCAACCTGCCCCGGCCGACAGGTCGCGTGCAGACCTGTGTTGCGGGCGAGTCGGGTGTGATCAAGTCGCTGCGCGGTTTCCTGCGCGATGAGCTCGGTGTTTCCCGCGAGGATCAGTATCTGTCGGGGTACTGGAAAATCGGTTTGGTCGAAGACGAGCACCAGGCATTCAAGCGCGCCGAGTCGGGCTGA
- a CDS encoding glycerophosphodiester phosphodiesterase family protein produces the protein MTRCTRASVVCISAIAALWLNNTSVFTTVDTEAPLRLIAHRGVHHVYTGTQRGNDTCRASQVEPITHGYIENTVPSMEAAFAAGAAVVEVDVHLTVDGVFAVFHDWTLDCQTDGHGVTRSHRFDALARLDLGFRITADGETFPLRGQGVGLMPRLDDVLARFPGRILINLKSRDAREGRELAKRLNALDGAATAFAVYGGGPPVNATLALVPGLRGFDKRVLVRCWGLYALVGWSGWVPPACRDRLLAIPLDMAPMLWGWPHRLTARLRRAGSELILWGPYDGSGFSSGIDDRATLDRVPTGFGGFVWTNTIERIGPARATGATEPPT, from the coding sequence ATGACCCGATGCACACGCGCCAGTGTGGTGTGTATCTCGGCGATCGCTGCGCTCTGGCTCAACAACACCAGCGTGTTCACCACCGTCGACACCGAGGCACCTCTGCGGCTGATCGCGCACCGGGGCGTGCACCACGTGTACACCGGCACGCAACGCGGCAACGACACCTGCCGTGCAAGCCAGGTCGAACCCATCACCCACGGCTACATCGAGAACACGGTACCGTCGATGGAGGCCGCGTTTGCGGCCGGTGCGGCGGTGGTCGAGGTCGATGTGCACCTCACCGTGGACGGGGTGTTTGCGGTTTTCCACGACTGGACGCTCGACTGCCAGACCGACGGCCACGGCGTGACCCGTTCACACCGCTTCGACGCGCTCGCACGGCTCGACCTCGGCTTCCGGATCACCGCAGACGGCGAGACCTTTCCGCTGCGCGGGCAGGGCGTCGGGCTGATGCCACGGCTCGACGACGTGCTCGCGCGGTTCCCGGGGCGGATCCTGATCAACCTCAAGAGCCGCGACGCGCGCGAAGGCAGGGAGCTCGCGAAACGCCTCAACGCGCTCGACGGCGCAGCCACGGCGTTTGCGGTGTACGGCGGCGGGCCACCCGTGAATGCAACATTGGCTTTAGTGCCAGGCTTGCGCGGATTTGACAAGCGGGTGCTCGTACGCTGCTGGGGCCTGTACGCGCTGGTCGGCTGGAGCGGCTGGGTGCCACCGGCGTGCCGCGACCGTCTGCTGGCCATTCCACTCGACATGGCGCCGATGCTGTGGGGGTGGCCACACCGGCTCACGGCCCGTCTGCGCCGCGCCGGCAGCGAGCTGATCCTCTGGGGTCCGTACGACGGCTCGGGCTTTTCAAGCGGTATCGACGACAGGGCAACCCTGGACAGGGTGCCGACGGGCTTTGGCGGCTTCGTCTGGACCAACACAATCGAGCGCATCGGGCCCGCCCGGGCCACAGGTGCAACTGAGCCCCCCACTTGA
- a CDS encoding DUF4386 family protein: MRASPSATTWIGVITLIQSVLIFVPMVILGNAIDWPNSLDFAPAVALPLILEQLPAVRLGYGVYLFYSVAWVAVGAGLVWAVRDNHSALGPLAVTAIALITVSALARAVGIIRWLTASTVLAEAYPSATPEAARTIELIQSAVNAWGGAVGELLGVSLFAAGWLVCVSVLLLRQRSLPRWLGATGLLAAGLLATPVVELFGFTASIALATSALHTWLMVAGVVLVWFGTRGRAETASPSR, encoded by the coding sequence ATGCGCGCGTCACCCTCCGCAACCACCTGGATTGGTGTCATCACGTTGATTCAATCCGTCCTGATCTTCGTGCCGATGGTGATCCTCGGCAACGCCATTGATTGGCCAAACAGCCTGGATTTCGCGCCCGCGGTCGCGTTGCCGCTGATCCTCGAGCAGTTGCCGGCGGTGCGCCTCGGCTACGGGGTGTACCTCTTTTACTCGGTGGCCTGGGTCGCGGTCGGCGCCGGTCTGGTCTGGGCGGTACGCGACAACCACAGCGCGCTCGGTCCGCTCGCCGTGACCGCGATCGCGTTGATCACAGTCTCGGCACTCGCTCGGGCAGTCGGCATCATCCGCTGGCTGACCGCCTCGACCGTGCTCGCCGAGGCGTACCCGTCTGCAACACCCGAAGCGGCGCGGACCATCGAGCTGATCCAGAGCGCTGTCAATGCCTGGGGCGGGGCCGTCGGCGAACTGCTCGGTGTGTCCCTGTTCGCCGCCGGCTGGCTCGTCTGCGTGTCGGTACTGTTGTTGCGCCAGCGCAGCCTGCCGCGTTGGCTCGGCGCCACGGGCCTCTTGGCAGCCGGGCTGCTCGCCACCCCGGTGGTCGAGCTGTTCGGTTTCACCGCCAGCATCGCCTTGGCGACCAGCGCGCTGCACACCTGGCTCATGGTGGCCGGTGTCGTCTTGGTCTGGTTCGGCACCCGCGGCCGGGCAGAGACCGCGTCACCGTCGCGCTGA
- a CDS encoding peroxiredoxin-like family protein: MLIPRQKTPELAVDTLSHGAFNLSDETSERGTVVCFYRGLHCPICAKYLTELEKKVDDFAERGVGVIAVSSDSEERAQAMADNINASKMRIGYGLSLEKAREWGLYISTSRGKTSIGIEEPALFSEPGLFLVSPDRALYYGSVQTMPFVRPHFSELVGALDFAIPNNYPARGEYTGPV; the protein is encoded by the coding sequence ATGCTCATTCCCCGTCAGAAAACACCGGAACTTGCTGTCGACACCTTGTCGCACGGCGCCTTCAACCTCAGCGACGAAACCAGCGAACGCGGCACGGTCGTGTGTTTCTACCGCGGCCTTCACTGTCCGATCTGCGCGAAGTACCTGACCGAACTCGAAAAGAAGGTCGACGATTTCGCCGAGCGCGGTGTCGGCGTGATCGCCGTGAGCTCGGACAGCGAAGAGCGCGCCCAGGCGATGGCAGACAACATCAACGCCAGCAAGATGCGCATCGGCTACGGCCTGTCACTGGAGAAGGCGCGCGAGTGGGGCCTCTACATCTCGACGTCGCGCGGCAAGACCTCCATCGGCATCGAGGAGCCGGCCCTGTTTTCGGAGCCTGGCCTGTTCCTCGTCAGCCCGGATCGCGCCTTGTATTACGGATCGGTGCAAACCATGCCGTTCGTGCGCCCCCACTTCTCCGAGTTGGTCGGAGCACTGGACTTCGCCATTCCGAACAACTACCCGGCACGCGGTGAGTACACCGGCCCGGTGTAG
- a CDS encoding methyltransferase domain-containing protein, producing the protein MLQFDAKTTELLEIAYQGADVSRRRRMAFDAMHLSVGDTVVDVGCGNGLLTEEIARAVGEQGRVVGVDPSDAMRAHAVDRCSHHTTVSIVAGSADALPLDDQDADTVVAVQVLEYLTRIESAVREAYRILRPGGRFVAVDTGCNTLDWYSEDTARMRRIQLAWEHHYAEANVAAQWSEWVRSAGFKAVSIEPFTYCDVTLRPDGIAFMLMHLMSRYALENGHVSDAEAQAWFDEQVDLARRGRFFFSLSYYCMSAIKC; encoded by the coding sequence ATGTTGCAGTTCGACGCGAAAACCACCGAACTCCTCGAAATTGCCTACCAGGGCGCGGATGTCAGTCGCCGCCGACGCATGGCTTTCGACGCGATGCACTTGTCAGTGGGCGACACGGTGGTTGACGTCGGCTGTGGAAACGGGCTACTCACCGAGGAGATCGCCAGGGCGGTGGGCGAGCAGGGGCGCGTAGTCGGTGTTGACCCAAGCGACGCCATGCGGGCGCATGCCGTGGACCGGTGCAGCCATCACACCACCGTGTCCATCGTTGCCGGATCAGCAGACGCGTTGCCGCTGGACGATCAGGATGCGGACACGGTGGTTGCTGTCCAGGTGCTGGAGTACCTGACACGGATTGAATCCGCCGTGCGCGAAGCCTATCGCATCTTGCGACCGGGTGGCCGTTTCGTCGCTGTCGACACCGGCTGCAACACCCTCGACTGGTACAGCGAGGACACCGCGCGGATGCGACGCATTCAATTGGCGTGGGAACACCACTACGCCGAGGCAAACGTCGCCGCACAGTGGTCCGAGTGGGTCCGCTCCGCGGGCTTCAAGGCCGTGTCCATCGAGCCCTTCACCTACTGCGATGTGACCCTGCGGCCCGACGGCATTGCGTTCATGCTGATGCACCTGATGTCGCGCTATGCACTGGAAAACGGACACGTCTCCGACGCTGAAGCACAGGCCTGGTTCGACGAACAGGTGGATCTCGCACGCCGTGGCCGTTTTTTCTTCTCCCTGAGCTACTACTGCATGAGCGCAATCAAATGCTGA
- a CDS encoding cytochrome P450: MSASATPPVPFLDPTRPDFSMRSDAVRAAREQSWYATTPYGLAVLQYDAVKELVRHPALRQGSGQWPDHNQAEGDWARWWKRSMLNKEGEDHARLRRLAQPAFAPRQVTALRPRFERLATTLIDDIVDRGRCEFMADFAEPYASQIVCELIGIDTAQWRDVADHAIDMGYALSVNYKHDEARSDAALNALMAIAGELVAERRRVPADDFVGSLITAHDAHGSLSEQEVLDLIVISIFGGIDTTRGQIGLALACFLEHPDQWALLGSRPELARAAVDEVMRVRPTTTWVSREATVDFRYRDLAIAAGTTVHLFAAASGTDPAYFEAGFDITATRKPHFAFGGGKHHCIGSPVARSDMMVALTCLSQRLHAPRLAGPARWLPDSGNTGPLSLPIAFDRACFHNPQ, from the coding sequence GTGAGCGCGTCTGCCACGCCGCCGGTGCCGTTTCTCGACCCGACGCGCCCGGACTTCTCCATGCGCTCGGACGCGGTGCGCGCAGCGCGTGAGCAAAGCTGGTACGCGACCACACCCTACGGTCTTGCGGTGTTGCAATACGACGCGGTCAAGGAACTCGTCAGACACCCTGCTCTGCGGCAGGGGTCCGGTCAATGGCCGGACCACAACCAGGCCGAAGGCGACTGGGCGCGCTGGTGGAAACGCAGCATGCTGAACAAGGAAGGTGAAGACCACGCCCGCCTGCGTCGGCTCGCGCAACCCGCGTTCGCGCCGCGTCAGGTCACGGCGCTGCGGCCCCGATTCGAGCGCCTGGCCACCACGCTCATCGATGACATTGTCGACCGCGGCCGGTGCGAGTTCATGGCTGACTTTGCCGAACCCTACGCCAGTCAGATTGTTTGTGAGCTGATCGGCATCGACACCGCGCAGTGGCGCGATGTCGCTGACCACGCAATCGACATGGGCTACGCCCTGAGCGTGAACTACAAACACGACGAGGCCCGCTCGGACGCTGCGCTGAACGCGCTCATGGCCATCGCAGGCGAACTGGTCGCTGAACGGCGGCGGGTACCGGCTGACGATTTCGTTGGCAGCCTGATCACCGCGCACGACGCACACGGTTCGCTCAGTGAGCAGGAAGTCCTCGACCTGATTGTGATCTCGATTTTCGGCGGGATCGACACGACCCGTGGCCAGATCGGTCTGGCGCTCGCCTGCTTCCTCGAGCACCCAGACCAGTGGGCGCTGCTCGGCAGCCGACCTGAACTCGCGCGCGCCGCCGTCGACGAGGTGATGCGCGTGCGGCCCACCACCACCTGGGTGAGTCGGGAGGCGACGGTGGATTTCCGCTACCGGGACCTCGCGATAGCGGCCGGCACCACGGTACACCTCTTCGCTGCGGCCTCGGGCACCGACCCGGCGTATTTCGAGGCGGGGTTCGACATCACGGCCACGCGTAAACCACACTTTGCGTTCGGCGGCGGCAAGCACCACTGCATCGGCTCGCCGGTGGCCCGGAGTGACATGATGGTGGCTCTCACCTGCCTGTCACAACGGCTTCATGCGCCGCGCCTCGCAGGCCCGGCGCGGTGGCTACCCGACAGTGGCAACACCGGACCGCTGAGCTTGCCGATTGCGTTCGATCGCGCGTGTTTTCACAACCCACAATGA
- a CDS encoding AraC family transcriptional regulator, producing MDRPDRLSALVSRFALDVQPTPCPEANLVVVEHRYGPVRLRVLFAPSGDAVSASRTALCEGARTVFSARASLGGAGNPLTRALPPLIELPIDADTEMQSLVNLLVTESREGRCGAGSVVNRLGEVLLVRLLRALLSAGSTDTGLLAGLADPRLCHAIVAIHERPGHAWRIDDLAAEAGLSTSRFATRFVELVGQSPMSYLRHWRMVLARQDIERGDRVQTVAGRYGYASTEALSRAFRKHYGHNPLAVRGALPQVSV from the coding sequence ATGGACAGACCGGACCGCCTCTCTGCACTGGTGTCGCGCTTTGCGCTCGATGTGCAGCCCACACCGTGCCCTGAGGCCAACCTCGTCGTCGTCGAGCACCGGTATGGGCCGGTGCGCTTGCGCGTGCTGTTCGCCCCGTCGGGCGACGCCGTTTCCGCCAGTCGGACGGCGTTGTGCGAGGGTGCGCGAACGGTGTTTTCCGCGCGCGCCTCGCTCGGCGGCGCGGGCAACCCGTTGACGCGTGCCCTGCCACCGTTGATCGAGCTGCCGATCGATGCGGACACCGAAATGCAAAGCCTGGTCAACTTGTTGGTGACCGAGAGCCGAGAGGGACGCTGCGGTGCCGGCTCGGTCGTCAACCGCCTGGGCGAGGTGCTGCTGGTGCGGCTGCTGCGCGCACTGCTGTCCGCTGGCAGCACCGACACCGGGTTGCTCGCGGGCCTGGCGGACCCCCGGCTCTGCCATGCCATTGTCGCGATCCATGAACGTCCCGGGCACGCGTGGCGTATCGATGACCTCGCTGCCGAGGCGGGCTTGTCCACCAGCCGCTTTGCCACGCGCTTCGTCGAACTCGTCGGCCAATCGCCGATGAGTTACTTGCGTCACTGGCGCATGGTACTCGCCCGTCAGGACATCGAACGGGGCGATCGGGTGCAGACGGTGGCGGGCCGGTACGGCTACGCCTCCACCGAAGCGCTGTCCCGCGCCTTCCGCAAGCACTATGGCCACAACCCGCTCGCCGTGCGTGGCGCACTGCCGCAGGTGAGCGTGTGA
- a CDS encoding aminotransferase class V-fold PLP-dependent enzyme translates to MPVPALIPASEFHGLDGVAHFATGGEAPTLRSHAVALQQFLFDKSQGEPARGLQHAVFEAARAKCARLFKVPNDELTFLSSATEGINVLCYALDWRAGDNVVVTDVEFPSDILPWTTLQARGVEVRVVRHTAWLIEEDALLAQVDARTRVVALSQVSMFTGQRMDIAYLSERIRATGALFLVDATHAAGVVPVDASLADITVSSCYKWLLGTHGTAVFCWNRARLPELQPPFLGWASVATSGGWQSPLDFSLPTTADRFLPANPAYVSLYMLNNALDALLALGEARIEAHSLALGAAIRAGLEPLGLELMTPAEDPRRAGNTCFMVEHVERLRADLAARGVQVWGAYGQFGRVRISAHVHNESADVDRLLTALHAYFDGDPRD, encoded by the coding sequence ATGCCCGTCCCCGCGCTGATTCCCGCCAGCGAATTCCATGGCCTCGACGGGGTCGCCCACTTCGCCACCGGCGGCGAGGCACCCACCTTGCGGTCGCACGCGGTAGCCTTGCAGCAGTTCCTGTTCGACAAGAGCCAGGGCGAGCCCGCGCGCGGGCTGCAGCACGCGGTGTTCGAGGCGGCGCGGGCGAAATGCGCCCGACTCTTCAAGGTGCCGAACGACGAGCTCACCTTCCTGTCCTCGGCAACCGAGGGCATCAACGTGCTCTGCTATGCGCTCGACTGGCGCGCCGGTGACAACGTCGTGGTCACCGACGTCGAGTTCCCGTCCGACATCCTGCCCTGGACCACCTTGCAAGCCCGCGGCGTGGAGGTGCGTGTGGTTCGCCACACCGCGTGGCTCATCGAGGAAGACGCGCTGCTTGCCCAGGTCGACGCGCGCACACGGGTCGTTGCGCTCAGCCAGGTGAGCATGTTCACGGGCCAACGCATGGACATCGCCTACCTGTCCGAACGCATCCGAGCCACGGGCGCCCTCTTTCTTGTCGACGCCACACACGCGGCCGGTGTGGTGCCGGTGGACGCCTCGCTTGCGGACATCACGGTGTCAAGTTGCTACAAGTGGCTGCTCGGCACCCACGGCACGGCCGTGTTCTGCTGGAACCGCGCGCGCCTGCCCGAGTTGCAACCGCCCTTTCTCGGCTGGGCCAGCGTGGCCACGAGCGGCGGTTGGCAATCGCCACTCGACTTCAGCCTGCCAACCACGGCCGACCGCTTCCTGCCGGCCAACCCGGCTTACGTCAGCCTGTACATGCTGAACAACGCACTCGACGCGCTGCTCGCACTCGGCGAAGCGCGTATCGAAGCCCACTCACTGGCGCTCGGCGCCGCCATTCGCGCGGGCCTCGAACCCCTTGGTCTCGAGCTCATGACACCCGCCGAAGACCCCCGGCGCGCCGGCAACACCTGCTTCATGGTCGAACACGTCGAGCGCCTGCGGGCGGATCTTGCCGCGCGCGGTGTGCAGGTCTGGGGGGCCTACGGCCAGTTCGGACGGGTTCGGATCTCGGCGCACGTGCACAACGAGAGTGCCGATGTCGACAGACTGTTGACAGCCTTGCACGCCTACTTCGATGGGGATCCGCGCGACTGA
- a CDS encoding fatty acid desaturase: MSVSAPVDQGTSFPPLATVRATLRPRWYRSPIDPARLRALSRRSDRQGWWQAGGHASLFATTAALTLACWAAELWWAMLVALWCHGFVASFFSGTAPHELGHGTVFRSRRLNRVFLYVFSAISWWDPFDYAASHTYHHRYTTHPEADRENRLPITPSLRPGLVVQLLTVNLFSRPGRNFSKGGFFSAVRLTVRAAFDRPVRAEEAPSQEWLAALHADQPDLRRQSVLWSRTLLALHGGVLVVSVLSGAWIVPLLLTTAAFTANIGSYLVGVTQHCGLVENSTDFRKNTRSIRINPVLAFLYWHMNWHTEHHMYANVPCYNLPALARELAPDMPEPRSLTGAWREMRETWRRQQTDPNYSYDTPIPPPHDADTAGTESDAFASLGDLAPHGLRSTPHN, translated from the coding sequence GTGAGCGTATCGGCACCAGTTGACCAGGGCACGTCGTTCCCGCCACTCGCCACCGTGCGGGCGACACTCCGACCGCGCTGGTACCGCAGCCCGATCGACCCGGCGCGTTTGCGGGCGCTGTCGAGACGCAGCGACCGGCAGGGCTGGTGGCAGGCGGGCGGGCATGCCAGCCTCTTTGCCACCACCGCCGCGTTGACACTGGCGTGCTGGGCCGCCGAACTGTGGTGGGCCATGCTGGTGGCACTCTGGTGCCATGGCTTCGTCGCGAGTTTCTTCTCCGGCACAGCGCCGCACGAACTCGGCCACGGTACGGTGTTCCGGTCCCGCCGCTTGAACCGGGTCTTCCTCTACGTGTTCAGTGCGATCAGTTGGTGGGACCCGTTCGACTACGCGGCCAGCCACACCTACCACCACCGTTACACCACACACCCCGAAGCCGACCGCGAGAACCGCCTGCCCATCACGCCGAGCCTGCGGCCCGGTCTGGTCGTCCAGCTGCTCACCGTGAACCTCTTCTCCCGACCCGGGCGCAATTTCAGCAAGGGCGGCTTTTTCAGTGCGGTGCGCCTGACGGTTCGCGCCGCGTTCGACCGCCCGGTGCGCGCCGAGGAGGCTCCGAGTCAGGAGTGGCTCGCGGCCCTGCACGCCGACCAGCCCGATCTGCGCCGTCAATCGGTGCTGTGGTCCCGCACACTGCTCGCGCTTCACGGCGGGGTGCTGGTGGTCTCGGTGCTCAGCGGCGCCTGGATCGTGCCGCTGTTGCTGACCACTGCGGCGTTCACCGCCAACATCGGCAGTTACCTCGTCGGTGTGACCCAGCACTGCGGCCTTGTGGAGAATAGCACCGACTTTCGCAAGAACACACGGTCGATCCGCATCAACCCGGTGCTTGCGTTCCTCTACTGGCACATGAACTGGCACACCGAGCACCACATGTACGCCAATGTGCCGTGCTACAACCTGCCCGCGCTGGCGCGCGAGCTCGCCCCGGACATGCCCGAACCGCGCAGCCTGACCGGCGCCTGGCGGGAAATGCGCGAGACCTGGCGACGCCAACAGACCGATCCGAACTACAGCTACGACACCCCGATTCCACCGCCACACGACGCGGACACGGCCGGCACCGAGAGTGACGCCTTTGCTTCACTGGGCGACCTGGCACCTCACGGGTTGCGCTCGACACCACACAACTGA
- a CDS encoding LysR family transcriptional regulator, translating to MNSVNETITAAATPDLTRVQSFCAVAHAGTLAVAATATGRSPATLSRHVSALESELAVSLFERRGDGMALTETGVRLLEYADAIAAAGHRFAAAASGQQDSLSGTVRLTASRGVAAGLLPPVLAALRTAQPDIEIELVVTDATANLLQREADIAVRMFRPEQANLITRHLGVLEFGAFASHAYLSERGEPGSLAALADHDLIGDDRDDQIRTSLEALGVPVRREMFRVRCDDSATSWALVLAGCGIGLTHVRRGRDEPRVRQVLSAVPPLTMPVWLTSHSELRTSARVRVVFDFLATTLAGQLKPAGGLCR from the coding sequence ATGAATTCCGTTAATGAAACGATTACGGCGGCTGCCACGCCCGACCTCACCCGGGTCCAGTCTTTTTGTGCGGTTGCTCACGCCGGCACTCTGGCTGTCGCGGCCACGGCAACGGGGCGCAGCCCGGCGACGCTGAGCCGACACGTCTCGGCCCTGGAGTCCGAACTCGCGGTGAGCCTGTTCGAACGGCGCGGCGACGGCATGGCGTTGACCGAGACGGGCGTGCGGTTGCTGGAGTACGCCGACGCCATCGCGGCCGCCGGTCACCGTTTTGCGGCAGCGGCGTCGGGTCAACAGGACAGCTTGTCCGGTACGGTGCGACTCACTGCCAGTCGCGGTGTTGCCGCCGGGCTGTTACCCCCGGTGCTGGCGGCGTTGCGCACGGCCCAGCCTGACATCGAGATCGAGCTCGTGGTCACCGACGCCACCGCGAACCTGTTGCAGCGCGAGGCAGACATCGCGGTGCGCATGTTTCGACCCGAGCAGGCGAACCTCATCACCCGTCACCTCGGTGTGCTCGAGTTCGGTGCCTTTGCCTCGCACGCGTACCTGTCGGAGCGCGGTGAGCCCGGGTCGCTCGCCGCGTTGGCGGACCACGACCTGATCGGCGACGACCGCGACGACCAGATCCGCACGAGCCTCGAAGCGCTGGGCGTGCCCGTCCGACGCGAGATGTTCCGTGTGCGCTGCGACGACAGCGCGACGTCCTGGGCCCTGGTGCTGGCCGGATGCGGGATCGGGCTGACGCACGTGCGCCGCGGCCGGGATGAGCCTCGCGTCCGGCAAGTGCTGAGCGCGGTGCCGCCGCTCACCATGCCGGTGTGGTTGACGTCCCACAGCGAGCTGCGCACCAGCGCTCGGGTCCGTGTGGTGTTCGATTTTCTCGCCACAACACTTGCCGGTCAGCTGAAACCGGCGGGTGGGCTGTGCCGTTGA
- a CDS encoding TetR/AcrR family transcriptional regulator: MSVSRREQNRQAKAGRILDAALQVFADQGYDGASMDAIAREAGVSKPTLYQYFGNKQALFTAMLDTEREGMLAPLSQVEGRDTVTVLHAFAWRYAKAVLRPDMLSLARLIIGEAARQPGIGALFQSVGPDTVRAGLVDYLQAQRDAGALVFDDAELAAEDLWGLILSAPRTQALYRPEVRLTERALARYIHNGLRVFLTAYAREPKPALDTLTRLIDAGPARRRPAR, translated from the coding sequence ATGAGCGTGTCGCGACGCGAGCAGAACCGACAAGCCAAGGCCGGGCGCATCCTCGACGCCGCCCTGCAGGTGTTCGCCGATCAGGGCTACGACGGCGCCAGCATGGATGCCATTGCGCGTGAGGCCGGTGTCTCCAAACCGACGCTCTACCAGTACTTTGGCAACAAGCAGGCGCTGTTCACCGCGATGCTCGACACCGAGCGCGAGGGCATGCTTGCACCGCTGAGCCAGGTCGAGGGGCGCGACACGGTGACCGTGCTGCACGCCTTCGCCTGGCGCTACGCCAAGGCCGTGTTGCGGCCGGACATGCTGTCGCTCGCACGCTTGATCATCGGCGAAGCGGCACGGCAACCCGGCATCGGCGCACTCTTCCAGTCGGTCGGCCCGGACACGGTGCGCGCCGGCCTGGTCGACTACCTGCAGGCGCAACGCGACGCCGGCGCCTTGGTGTTCGACGACGCCGAGCTGGCCGCCGAAGACCTCTGGGGCCTGATCCTGTCCGCACCGCGTACCCAGGCGCTCTACCGACCGGAGGTGCGCCTCACGGAGCGCGCGCTCGCCCGCTATATCCACAACGGCTTGCGGGTGTTCCTGACGGCCTACGCACGCGAGCCGAAACCCGCGCTGGACACCCTGACCAGGCTGATCGACGCCGGTCCGGCGCGCCGGCGACCCGCACGATGA